GTATTGTCAGGCGAAATTCCCAGCCCCATAAATCCGCCCGCAGGATGTTCATTTAAAACGCGCTGCATGCATTACATGGAAAAGTGCAACCAAACCCCGGAAGGAGTGGAAAAAGACGATCATTTTGTGCTTTGCCATTTATGCCAATAATACCTCACGGCGTTTGGCAAACGCATTAAATTAAGGTAAGTCCTAACCTAAGAAATGGGGAATTAAAACATGTTGGACATGGTTATTAAGTCTGAAAGGTTATACATTGACGACCATTTGCGCCAAGGTTATATCGGCATCAAGAATGGGAAAATAGTTTGTTTAAGTCAAGGCGCGCCCGGTTTTGCCAATAAAGAAATTGATGCGGGCAATTACTTGGTATTGCCGGGATTAGTTGATTCTCATGTTCATATAAGAGAACCGGGGAATTCACATAGGGAAACTTTTTTCACGGGGACGTTAGCTGCAGCCAACGGCGGCGTGACTACAATCATAGAGCACCCGATCGCCTCGCCGCCGCCGTATAATCTGTCAATTTTGGAAAACCGTTTCCGGGCGGCGCAAGGAGAGATAGTTGTTGACGTCGCTTTCATGGGAGCGGCCGGCGAGCATAATTTAAAAGGAATAGAAAGTTTTGCCAAATCCGGCCAGATTGTCGGCTTCAAAACTTTTTTGCAGGAGTCGCCTGCCGGCCGGGAAATGGAGTTTCAGGGATTGACCATGTGCAATGACGGTATATTGTACGAGGGCATCAGAACGCTGGCAAAGACCAACCTTATATGGACGCTGCACGCCGAGAACAATGACATGATTCAGCAAAATATAAAAGAGTTCATCCAAAACCGGGATTTTGCCTGGATCAATCATGCCCGCTCCCGGCCGGCACTTACAGAAACCGAGACGGTCGCTAAAGTTTTATTGCTTAGCGAGGGAACGGGATTGTCCGTGCTTTTCTGTCATATCTCCAATCCCGGCGCTATGGAGCTGATTAAACGGGAAAAGCAAAAAGGCCGTTGCGTATATGTTGAAACCTGTCCGCATTATTTATGCTTTACAGAAGAATTGATAAAGGAACACGGGCCTTTTGCCAAATGCAATCCACCCTTGCGAACGGAAAAAGAACGACAAGGCTTGTGGTCTTATATTAAGGACGGCACGGTTGATATCATCGGCAGCGACCATGCCCCATATGCGGTGGAAGAGAAAGAAACAGACAATATTTTTACCGCCTGCGCGGGGATTCCTTCGCTCGAAGTCAGGTTCCCGCTTCTATTTACCAAGATACAGGAAGGGGCGCTTTCATTGCAACGGTTTGTTGAGTTAGTATCGACAAATCCGGCTAAGTTATTCGGCCTTTATCCGCGGAAAGGCAAAATCGCTTTGGGCGCCGACGCAGACATCATCTTGGTAAATGCCGACAAGTCTTATTGCCTGACTACGGAGACTATGCAGACTAAATCAAGAAAGTCAGCCAAAGCGTTTGAAAATGTCAAGGTTACCGGGGAGGTTGCCGCAACGATCGTCAGGGGCGAGTTTGTCAAGGAAAATGGGTTGGTTAAGCCGGAACGCAAGGGGTACGGCCAAATCTTGAGGCCCTATAAACCTTGATTCTTCAATAAGGAGGAAGTACCCGTGGACAACACAAAAACAACGCTCATTGCCAACACTTCTTACATAGTGGGATTTACCGGGACGCAGCATTTTCTCCTGAAAAAAGGCGAACTTGCCTACAAAGGCAATGAGGTGATCTACGTTGGCAAGTCTTTTCCTGGACAAGCGGATGAAATCATTGACGCCCAAGGCGGTTTTGTCATTCCCGGCTTGATTAACCTGCATTGCCATATTGCCGCCAGCCCTGTTGAGAAAGGCTTTCTGGAAGATACGGGCAATCCTAATTTGTATATGACCGGGCTTTATGAATATTTGCGTGTTACACACATCACGCCTGAAGATCAAATGAAAGTATTTAATTTTTCTTTATCCGATATATTGACAAAAGGTTCCACTACCATTTTCGAGTTGGGTCTTGGCACGGAAGAAATGGTCGAAGCTATAGGAAATTCAGGGATTAGGGCGTATATAGGGCTAATGGCCAGGTCTGGGGTTTTTATGTCTAAAGACGGCAGGAAAGTACATTACGAGTGGGATGAGCCGGAGGCTTTCCGGCGGTTGGCAGTAACTTTGCAAAGACGGGAAAAATATGACGATTCCTTTAGCGGCAGAATAAAAATAGCTTTGTATCCGGGACAGGTAGATACCTGTACGCCTGATTTTCTAAGAGAAATCGGGAAAGTTGCCAGTCAAACTAAAATGTGCGTAGCAACTCACGCCGCCCAAACGGTAAACGAGTATCAAATAATCTTGGAAAAGTATGGCAGGACGCCGGCGGATTTTCTTACCGAAAATGGCATAGCCGGTCCGCGCGTTATGTACGGACATTATATATTGCCTAGCGGGCATAGCATGAACGCATTGAAAATCGGCAATGAACTTAAAACAATTGCAGATGCCGGCACTTCAATAGTGCATTGTCCCTGGGGACATGGCCGAAGGGGCATCATTATGGAATCTTTTAATAAATATTTGGATTTAGGGATAAATCTATGTCTTGGCACCGATACTTTTCCGCAAGACATGATTAATGAAATGCGTTGCGCGGCTGTTTTTTGTAAAATAGCGGAAGCAAACCCCAACAGGGGAACGGCCGCCCAAATATTTAACGCCGCGACATTAGGAGGGGCGAAGGCTTTGGGCCGGGACGATATAGGCAGGCTTTCCCCTGGGGCTAAGGCTGACATTGTAATTATTGATACGAACAACTTGGAAACCTGCCCTCTGCGAGATCCCATAAAAGTATTAATATATACCGCATCCAGCCGAAACATCAGCAAAGTAATTGTGGATGGGAATATAATTGTGGAAAACGGCATAGTCAAGAATATGGACGAACAGCTTCTTATTAAAGACATGCAAGCTGTAGCGGAAAGAATGTGGGAAAATGTGAAAAACAAAGATTGGGGCGGCAGGTCGCATCTTGAAATGTCTCCCATGAGTTTCCCGGTCGTAGAATAAAGCGAGCATTACCATTGCGGGGAGGTATTCGGGTTGGGAATTTGGCCTAATAATAAAAGAATCGCTGTAATGATAACTTTTAATTTTGCGGCCGAAACACTATGGCTTTCCAGAAATCCAACGAATGCCGCTAATTTTGCCGCTTTGTCCCGCGGACAGTATGGCCCGACACAGGGTTTGCCCAGAATTCTCGCAATGATGGCCGTATATGGGGTCAAAGGGACCTTCTTTACTCCGGGATGGGTCGCCGAAAAATACGCGGCATTGCTAAAAGATATCCACGCGCAAGGACATGAAATTGCTTATCATGGTTATTTGCATGAAGAAACCTTGGGCATCAGCTATGAGGAAGAGGCCGCAAACATGGAGAAAAGCGAAAAAATCATTGAAAGGATTATCGGCAAAAAGCCTGTCGGCCATCGCGCCCCCAACGAAACCATGCATCCTTTCACTCTGGAGATGATACATAAAAGGGGCTACTTATACAGCTCTAATTTGAGCGACTGTGATAAAGCCTATTTGCATACGCTGGACGGCAAAGCGATTTCACTCGTTGAACTCCCAATAGATACAATTTGTGATGACAACTATTATTATTTCTTTGCGCTTAATCCGCCGGTTCGCCGAGGAATATCATCGTCCGGAACCATGATAGGAATTTGGAAGGACGAGTTTGCCGGCCTTGCCGAAGAAGGCGACAAAGTGCTTTCCCTCGTTATCCATCCGCAACTTTCCGGCA
The Acidaminococcales bacterium genome window above contains:
- the allB gene encoding allantoinase AllB; this encodes MVIKSERLYIDDHLRQGYIGIKNGKIVCLSQGAPGFANKEIDAGNYLVLPGLVDSHVHIREPGNSHRETFFTGTLAAANGGVTTIIEHPIASPPPYNLSILENRFRAAQGEIVVDVAFMGAAGEHNLKGIESFAKSGQIVGFKTFLQESPAGREMEFQGLTMCNDGILYEGIRTLAKTNLIWTLHAENNDMIQQNIKEFIQNRDFAWINHARSRPALTETETVAKVLLLSEGTGLSVLFCHISNPGAMELIKREKQKGRCVYVETCPHYLCFTEELIKEHGPFAKCNPPLRTEKERQGLWSYIKDGTVDIIGSDHAPYAVEEKETDNIFTACAGIPSLEVRFPLLFTKIQEGALSLQRFVELVSTNPAKLFGLYPRKGKIALGADADIILVNADKSYCLTTETMQTKSRKSAKAFENVKVTGEVAATIVRGEFVKENGLVKPERKGYGQILRPYKP
- a CDS encoding amidohydrolase family protein yields the protein MDNTKTTLIANTSYIVGFTGTQHFLLKKGELAYKGNEVIYVGKSFPGQADEIIDAQGGFVIPGLINLHCHIAASPVEKGFLEDTGNPNLYMTGLYEYLRVTHITPEDQMKVFNFSLSDILTKGSTTIFELGLGTEEMVEAIGNSGIRAYIGLMARSGVFMSKDGRKVHYEWDEPEAFRRLAVTLQRREKYDDSFSGRIKIALYPGQVDTCTPDFLREIGKVASQTKMCVATHAAQTVNEYQIILEKYGRTPADFLTENGIAGPRVMYGHYILPSGHSMNALKIGNELKTIADAGTSIVHCPWGHGRRGIIMESFNKYLDLGINLCLGTDTFPQDMINEMRCAAVFCKIAEANPNRGTAAQIFNAATLGGAKALGRDDIGRLSPGAKADIVIIDTNNLETCPLRDPIKVLIYTASSRNISKVIVDGNIIVENGIVKNMDEQLLIKDMQAVAERMWENVKNKDWGGRSHLEMSPMSFPVVE
- a CDS encoding polysaccharide deacetylase; translated protein: MITFNFAAETLWLSRNPTNAANFAALSRGQYGPTQGLPRILAMMAVYGVKGTFFTPGWVAEKYAALLKDIHAQGHEIAYHGYLHEETLGISYEEEAANMEKSEKIIERIIGKKPVGHRAPNETMHPFTLEMIHKRGYLYSSNLSDCDKAYLHTLDGKAISLVELPIDTICDDNYYYFFALNPPVRRGISSSGTMIGIWKDEFAGLAEEGDKVLSLVIHPQLSGRTSRINALGEFIGYMKSRGAWIAKSEEVARYILSQKHGRRAKGI